From Xiphophorus hellerii strain 12219 chromosome 6, Xiphophorus_hellerii-4.1, whole genome shotgun sequence, the proteins below share one genomic window:
- the eif4g1a gene encoding eukaryotic translation initiation factor 4 gamma 1a isoform X5, with product MNKPPQPITGPTSVPNPSPSPVLNQAAYGPGQPPSLVFATPPQMNSAQQPRQFATGPRTLHQQGGYRALQSYYPSRATMAASGPRVQTSSGPRPVAPAHVYPTSSQMMMIPQQQISFGGSPQSYFIPPGQYRTPYMPPTQQYPVTSGTGFYPGTSPAEYSAYAGAYYPAQPQYSASVQPAPVMINPQQQAPPPQQAPTQPQAPPKRERKQITIRDPNQGGRDITKEIMSGGRSTTTATPPLASVAEVSVAQTNGEVVQTVAVVARRDEPVEPSASPESPPPAAPANTDLVVEAKQEINRPFTPPVELATQSVATTASAERLSPSLKERQSPPSLPSAAAGISSVAEAVTMVSSKAGDTVDAPVRPSASPVAQETPLKTEEPQAAPSVEKEVKPEGVQLEKEEPTASAKSEPPVEVAVTPVETVKEDASAKPSSNVSQPLAVPEPAASQAEDADQSSEPEPVEVHPAESPLSNGLPQETEELSEDVPVSDTTPQDKPDPSQSQESATPAQKEEEEDEEEETREEERPQKKTEDAPLASASCPEETTMQAATSVPKKKKSMKELNKKAIGGLLDAFKEQEPDATPVPEPSAVQVSPPAPAKPPAETVDETSEEKEDKQNAEPDKLESTLDPTEQKYQYKEDLGEPINPEAKKRYDREFLLGFQFSSASMHKPEGLPVISDVVLDEVNKTPLRPVDPSRLMSAGSDFTPTFLGGLGGKSAGRPQPSGSHRSQQSLRKEPKKIIIFNSRSLTDNVQLNKAANAWKPSTIKPEDSNPEEADAEQGKTHEVFKRLRSILNKLTPQKFQELMKQVMELKIDTEERLKGTIDLIFEKAISEPNFSVAYANMCRCLIGLKVPAPDKPGNFVNFRKLLLNRCQKEFEKDQDDDEIFEKKQKEMEASKNDEERERLRVELEEARDKARRRSLGNIKFIGELFKLKMLTEAIMHDCVVKLLKNHDEESLECLCRLLSTIGKDLDFEKAKPRMDQYFNQMDKIIKERKTSSRIRFMLQDVLDLRKNNWVPRRGDQGPKTIDQIHKEAELEEHREQIKVQQQLLSKKDSRGPHTPARGRAAQSQDEGWNTVPISKNRPIDITRLSKITKPGALDFNNQRLAPDGKGMWGSWGKGSSGGSGAKPASGDQDSGRPATSTLNRFSALQQSGAMSSSTDTDRRVPQRSSGSRERGGDRDRNDHDRDRYDRFARSERQDGNQFSKRSFSRESQERGGRGGDSRATAESVRRVASMTDNRDRGSRDRGSRDRGSHDRGSRDQGGRDRGSRDQGSRDRGSHDRGSRSQSGRDTGPSNDLPVKRESVPASLPKPAMTEEEVRKKTNAIIEEYLHINDIKEALQCVAELNSASLLYVFVSCGLESTLERSTLARERMGLLLHRLVEAGTLPVQQYYQGLLEILEVAEDMAIDIPHIWLYLAELITPMLHDRGIPMGQLFREISKPLVPLEKAGLLLAQIIKLLCKGMTHEKVGSLWREAGLNWNEFLSKDEDVNKFVTDQKVEFTTGEETESEEAGRKQILSGDEISKELDRLLQEKANNQRIRDWIEANLDEQQCASSQFLRSLMTSVCQSAIICDNPYKVDEEQIKERASLLQRYLCDEEKALQALYALQALMVHMEQPASLLLMFFNSLYDEDVIDEEVFYKWESCKDPAEQTGKGVALKSVTGFFTFLRNAEEESDKD from the exons ATGAACAAACCACCACAACCTATAACGGGACCCACCTCTGTCCCAAATCCCTCCCCATCCCCTGTATTAAACCAG gCTGCATACGGCCCCGGACAACCACCTTCTCTTGTTTTTGCCACCCCTCCGCAAATGAACTCCGCACAGCAGCCGAGACAG TTTGCTACAGGTCCTCGTACTTTACACCAACAG GGTGGATACAGAGCATTGCAG AGTTACTATCCAAGTCGAGCCACTATGGCCGCCAGCGGTCCTAGGGTGCAGACAAGCAGTGGCCCTCGACCTGTTGCACCTGCGCATGTGTACCCTACCAGctcccagatgatgatgatccCCCAGCAGCAGATTTCTTTCGGTGGCTCTCCTCAGAGCTATTTTATCCCACCTGGACAG TACCGTACTCCATACATGCCTCCTACCCAACAGTATCCTGTGACCAGTGGCACAGGTTTCTATCCTGGGACTAGTCCTGCAGAATACTCTGCTTACG CAGGAGCGTACTATCCTGCTCAGCCGCAGTACTCTGCGTCAGTCCAGCCAGCGCCGGTGATGATTAACCCACAACAACAAGCTCCACCTCCCCAGCAAGCACCCACACAGCCGCAAGCCCCGCCAAAGAGGGAACGCAAACAG ATAACAATACGAGACCCCAACCAAGGTGGGCGTGACATTACAAAGGAGATCATGTCAGGTGGAAGATCTACCACAACAGCAACCCCCCCACTG GCATCTGTAGCAGAAGTAAGTGTTGCCCAGACCAATGGTGAAGTCGTACAGACTGTTGCTGTAGTGGCAAGAAGAG ATGAGCCTGTGGAGCCTTCTGCCTCCCCTGAAAGTCCTCCACCTGCTGCTCCGGCAAACACGGATCTTGTGGTGGAGGccaaacaggaaataaacagaCCATTTACTCCGCCTGTTGAATTAGCAACTCAATCTGTGGCCACTACAGCCTCAGCTGAGAGACTTTCCCCGTCCCTAAAGGAGCGGCAGTCTCCGCCTTCCCtcccatcagcagcagcaggtatCAGTAGTGTTGCTGAAGCAGTAACTATGGTCAGCTCAAAAGCCGGTGACACAGTGGATGCTCCGGTCAGACCTTCTGCATCACCGGTAGCACAAGAGACGCCGTTGAAAACAGAGGAGCCACAGGCTGCTCCGTCTGTGGAGAAAGAGGTGAAGCCAGAAGGAGTTCAACTGGAAAAAGAGGAACCGACAGCTAGCGCCAAGTCAGAACCCCCCGTTGAAGTTGCAGTTACCCCTGTGGAGACTGTGAAAGAGGATGCTTCTGCAAAACCATCAAGCAACGTCTCTCAGCCCCTCGCTGTACCAGAACCTGCTGCTTCACAGGCAGAGGATGCGGACCAGagctcagaaccagaaccggtagAGGTTCATCCAGCAGAGTCTCCTCTTTCCAACGGCCTTCCTCAGGAGACTGAAGAACTCTCTGAAGATGTCCCGGTGTCTGACACTACGCCCCAGGACAAACCCGACCCTTCTCAATCTCAGGAATCAGCGACACCAgcacagaaagaagaagaagaagacgaagaggaggagACGAGGGAGGAAGAGCGGCCGcagaagaaaactgaagatgCTCCTCTTGCCTCTGCCAGCTGCCCAGAGGAAACTACTATGCAAG CTGCTACGTCTGtgccaaagaagaagaagagcatgAAAGAGCTCAACAAAAAAGCCATTGGGGGCCTTCTGGATGCCTTCAAAGAG CAGGAGCCAGATGCCACGCCTGTTCCTGAACCCTCAGCAGTCCAGGTCAGCCCTCCAGCGCCAGCTAAGCCTCCCGCTGAAACAGTAGATGAGACCTCAGAGGAAAAAGAGGACAAGCAGAATGCTGAGCCGGACAAACTCGAATCCACACTTGATCCAACTGAGCAGAAATACCAGTACAAAGAAG ACCTGGGGGAGCCAATAAACCCAGAAGCAAAGAAGCGGTATGACAGAGAGTTTCTTCTGGGCTTCCAGTTTAGCAGCGCCAGTATGCACAAACCAGAGGGTCTGCCTGTCATCAGTGACGTGGTCCTAGACGAG GTAAACAAGACTCCGCTGCGGCCTGTTGATCCAAGTCGGCTGATGAGTGCGGGTTCAGATTTCACTCCTACATTTTTGGGGGGTCTTGGAGGCAAATCTGCAGGACGACCCCAG CCCTCTGGGTCACATCGCTCCCAGCAGAGCTTGCGAAAAGAGCCCAAGAAGATCATCATCTTCAACAGCAGGTCTCTTACGGACAACGTACAGCTCAACAAAGCTGCGAACGCCTGGAAGCCCTCGACCATAAAGCCCGAAGACAGCAACCCCGAAGAGGCTGACGCTGAACAGGGGAAGACTCATGAGGTGTTCAAGCGTCTGCGCAGCATCCTGAACAAGCTCACCCCGCAGAAGTTCCAGGAGCTGATGAAGCAGGTGATGGAGCTGAAAATAGACACAGAAGAAAGGCTGAAGGGAACCATTGACCTCATCTTCGAGAAGGCCATCTCAGAGCCCAACTTCTCTGTAGCCTACGCCAACATGTGCCGCTGCCTTATAGGG CTGAAAGTGCCCGCCCCGGATAAACCTGGAAACTTTGTGAACTTCCGCAAACTTCTACTCAACCGCTGCCAGAAAGAGTTTGAAAAGGACCAGGACGATGATGAGATTTTtgagaaaaagcagaaagagaTGGAAGCCTCCAagaat GACGAGGAGCGTGAGCGTTTAAGGGTGGAACTGGAAGAGGCCCGAGACAAAGCTCGAAGGCGCTCGCTGGGTAACATAAAATTCATCGGTGAACTCTTCAAGCTGAAAATGCTGACAGAGGCCATCATGCATGACTGTGTGGTCAAACTACTGAAGAACCACGATGAAGAATCTCTGGAGTGTCTCTGCAGACTGCTGTCCACCATCGGCAAAGACCTGGACTTTGAGAAGGCCAAG CCTCGTATGGATCAGTATTTCAACCAGATGGACAAGATCATCAAAGAGAGGAAAACCTCGTCCAGAATCCGCTTCATGCTGCAAGATGTTTTGGACCTACGAAAG AATAACTGGGTTCCTCGTAGAGGAGACCAGGGTCCCAAAACAATTGACCAAATCCACAAAGAGGCAGAGCTGGAGGAGCACCGAGAACAGATCAaagtccagcagcagctgctgtcaAAGAAGGACAGCCGGGGTCCGCACACGCCAGCGAGGGGCCGGGCGGCCCAGTCTCAAGACGAGGGCTGGAACACAGTGCCCATCTCCAAGAATCGACCCATCGACATCACCCGCCTTAGCAAGATCACAAAG CCTGGGGCCCTGGACTTCAACAATCAGCGGCTGGCTCCGGATGGGAAAGGCATGTGGGGAAGCTGGGGAAAAGGCAGCAGTGGAGGAAGTGGAGCTAAACCAGCAAGTGGAGATCAAG ACTCTGGACGTCCAGCCACCAGCACTCTGAACCGATTCTCAGCACTGCAGCAATCCGGGGCGATGTCCTCATCAACAGACACCGATCGCAGAGTTCCTCAGAG GTCGAGCGGCAGCCGGGAACGTGGTGGTGACAGAGACCGGAATGACCATGACAGGGATCGCTACGACAGATTTGCTCGCAGCGAGCGACAGGACGGGAACCAGTTCTCCAAGAGAAGTTTCAGCAGGGAATCACAGGAGCGTGGTGGAAGGGGTGGAGACAGCCGGGCCACAGCAGAATCTGTGCGCCGCGTTGCCAGCATGACTGACAATCGGGACAGAGGAAGCAGAGACCGAGGCAGTCGGGACAGAGGAAGCCATGACAGAGGAAGCCGAGATCAAGGTGGTCGGGACCGAGGAAGCAGGGACCAAGGCAGTCGGGACAGGGGAAGCCATGACAGAGGAAGCAGGAGCCAAAGTGGTCGGGACACTGGTCCGAGCAATGACCTTCCAG TTAAGCGGGAAAGTGTTCCTGCTTCTCTTCCCAAACCTGCCATGACAGAAGAGGAGGTGAGGAAAAAGACCAATGCCATTATTGAAGAATACCTCCACATCAACGACATAAAG GAGGCGCTGCAGTGTGTTGCAGAGTTAAATAGTGCCTCTCTGCTCTACGTGTTCGTGAGCTGTGGCCTCGAGTCGACACTTGAACGCAGCACCCTTGCTAGGGAGCGCATGGGTTTGTTGTTACACCGACTTGTAGAGGCAGGGACTTTGCCCGTACAGCAGTACTATCAAGG GCTACTAGAGATCCTGGAAGTGGCAGAGGACATGGCCATAGATATACCTCACATCTGGCTCTACCTGGCAGAACTCATTACTCCCATGCTCCATGACCGGGGCATCCCTATGGGACAGCTCTTTAG GGAGATCTCGAAGCCTCTTGTGCCTCTGGAGAAGGCTGGCTTGCTGCTGGCACAGATTATCAAGTTGCTCTGCAAAGGAATG ACTCATGAAAAGGTTGGGTCTTTGTGGAGAGAAGCCGGACTAAATTGGAATGAGTTCTTGTCCAAGGATGAAGATGTCAACAAGTTTGTCACAGATCAG AAAGTAGAGTTTACCACAGGAGAAGAGACAGAGTCGGAGGAAGCTGGAAGGAAGCAGATTCTCAGTGGAGATGAAATCAGCAAAGAGCTGGACCGACTCCTTCAAGAGAAAGCCAACAACCAGCGAATCAGAGACTGGATTGAG GCCAATCTCGATGAACAGCAGTGTGCTTCCAGCCAGTTTCTACGATCATTGATGACATCGGTGTGCCAGTCTGCCATCATAT GCGACAACCCGTACAAGGTGGATGAGGAGCAGATCAAAGAGAGAGCCAGTCTGCTGCAGAGATACCTCTGTGACGAGGAGAAAGCCCTTCAGGCCCTTTATGCCCTCCAGGCTCTCATGGTGCACATGGAGCAGCCTGCAA GCCTCCTGCTGATGTTCTTCAACAGTCTTTACGACGAGGATGTGATCGACGAGGAGGTCTTCTACAAGTGGGAGTCCTGCAAAGATCCGGCAGAGCAAACGGGCAAAGGCGTAGCCTTGAAATCCGTCACCGGCTTCTTCACCTTCCTCCGCAACGCCGAAGAGGAGTCCGACAAGGACTGA